A region of Micromonospora sp. WMMD882 DNA encodes the following proteins:
- the casA gene encoding type I-E CRISPR-associated protein Cse1/CasA codes for MTGAPRRTGFSLVDEAWIPVLDTAGQRRDVSLLGLFEQAGEVRVIAAELPTQTFAILRLALAVLHRVTGGPPGEAAWRGMWRHRQLPTADVADYLGEFRDRFDLFHPERPFYQVADLRAGKDNTYGLERIIADVPNGLPFLTTRAGPGMESVTPAEAARWLVHCQAYDPSGIKTGAVGDPRVKGGKGYPIGVASLGSLGGVHLEGATLLETLLLNLAPVAPGWQQADERDLPVWERAPQTAAEEADATRGPYGVLGLYTWQSRRIRLFGDVGGVTGAMISNGDRIEWQDRHLLEPMSVWGRSGPREQKEKRTPIYLPRPHDHSRALWRGLQTLLPSPPSGGDAPQRLSPMVVRWLARLTVTGVVGADFQVRTRATSVTYGTQQAVVAEVFGDALTMNVLLLVDDSALRTTAVDATADAEDAVKVLRRLADNLARAAGDRATDVGEADRAAERAYALLDRLFRDWLARLGPGSDPVAERATWQRNVNEVVRRLGADLVREAGPAAWVGRAGRDRAGREAHYSSSQAEAWFRAGLARALPMAVDREPDTGSPQQRQEATA; via the coding sequence ATGACCGGAGCACCGCGCCGGACCGGCTTCTCGCTTGTCGACGAGGCGTGGATCCCGGTGTTGGACACTGCGGGCCAGCGGCGCGACGTGTCGCTGCTCGGCCTCTTCGAGCAGGCCGGCGAGGTACGCGTGATCGCCGCTGAGCTGCCCACGCAGACCTTCGCGATCCTGCGGCTCGCCCTGGCCGTCCTGCACCGGGTCACCGGCGGGCCGCCCGGCGAAGCCGCCTGGCGGGGCATGTGGCGGCACCGGCAACTGCCGACCGCCGACGTCGCCGACTACCTCGGGGAGTTCCGGGACCGCTTCGACCTGTTCCACCCGGAGCGCCCGTTCTACCAGGTCGCCGACCTGCGGGCCGGCAAGGACAACACGTACGGGCTGGAACGGATCATCGCCGACGTGCCGAACGGTCTGCCGTTCCTGACCACCCGTGCCGGGCCGGGGATGGAGTCGGTCACCCCGGCCGAGGCGGCCCGCTGGCTGGTGCACTGCCAGGCGTACGACCCGTCCGGCATCAAGACCGGCGCGGTCGGCGACCCCCGGGTCAAGGGCGGCAAGGGCTACCCGATCGGCGTCGCGTCGCTCGGGTCGCTGGGCGGCGTGCACCTCGAAGGCGCGACCCTGCTGGAGACCCTGCTGCTCAACCTGGCGCCGGTCGCGCCCGGCTGGCAGCAGGCCGACGAGCGGGACCTGCCGGTCTGGGAACGCGCGCCGCAGACCGCCGCCGAGGAGGCCGACGCCACCCGTGGCCCGTACGGGGTGCTGGGCCTCTACACCTGGCAGTCCCGCCGGATCCGGCTCTTCGGTGACGTCGGCGGCGTCACCGGGGCGATGATCTCCAACGGTGACCGGATCGAGTGGCAGGACCGGCACCTGCTGGAGCCGATGAGCGTCTGGGGACGCAGCGGCCCCCGGGAGCAGAAAGAGAAACGTACCCCGATCTACCTGCCCCGGCCGCACGACCACAGCCGGGCGTTGTGGCGGGGGTTGCAGACCCTGCTGCCGTCGCCGCCGTCCGGCGGGGACGCGCCGCAGCGGCTGTCGCCGATGGTGGTGCGGTGGCTGGCCCGGTTGACCGTGACCGGGGTGGTCGGCGCGGACTTCCAGGTCCGTACCCGGGCCACCAGCGTCACCTACGGCACCCAGCAGGCGGTCGTGGCCGAGGTGTTCGGCGACGCGCTCACCATGAACGTGTTGCTGCTGGTCGACGACTCGGCGCTGCGTACCACGGCGGTGGACGCCACCGCCGACGCGGAGGACGCGGTGAAGGTGCTGCGCCGGCTCGCCGACAACCTGGCCCGCGCCGCCGGTGACCGGGCCACCGACGTCGGTGAGGCCGACCGGGCGGCCGAACGCGCGTACGCCCTGCTGGACCGGCTCTTTCGGGACTGGCTGGCCCGGCTCGGTCCGGGCAGCGACCCGGTGGCCGAACGCGCGACCTGGCAGCGGAACGTCAACGAGGTGGTCCGTCGGCTCGGCGCGGACCTGGTCCGGGAGGCGGGGCCGGCGGCCTGGGTCGGCCGGGCCGGCAGGGACCGCGCCGGCCGGGAGGCGCACTACTCCAGCTCGCAGGCGGAAGCGTGGTTCCGCGCCGGCCTGGCCAGGGCGCTGCCGATGGCAGTCGACCGGGAGCCGGACACCGGTTCACCACAGCAGAGGCAGGAGGCAACAGCATGA
- the casB gene encoding type I-E CRISPR-associated protein Cse2/CasB, which translates to MTMVDTGPPERVDLDQPPGPTRRPWRRRRTDLGDHVARTVGGLQARALRTVPVPEAVSALARLRRGIGRTPGFDFTLESYLQVPPDLLGRLPDDDTEAADTEYATHDAVTLYALHQQSRRERMHMDGRGLGLALAELVRRTAGPDGVRRRFAALGTASSYPESVHHLRSLITMLREHQIPLDYGLLADDLWTLRRPPRPGQPDGRSKVQGIWGREFFRSRPGPAAADTDLPEEDPS; encoded by the coding sequence ATGACCATGGTGGACACCGGGCCGCCGGAGCGGGTCGACCTCGACCAGCCGCCCGGCCCGACCCGCAGACCGTGGCGGCGGCGTCGCACGGACCTCGGCGACCACGTCGCCCGGACGGTCGGCGGGCTCCAGGCGCGGGCGCTGCGCACCGTGCCGGTGCCCGAGGCGGTCAGCGCGCTGGCCCGGCTCCGGCGCGGGATCGGCCGGACCCCGGGCTTCGACTTCACCCTGGAGTCGTATCTCCAGGTACCGCCGGACCTGCTCGGCCGGCTGCCGGACGACGACACCGAGGCGGCGGACACCGAGTACGCCACCCACGACGCGGTGACCCTGTACGCGCTGCACCAGCAGTCCCGCCGTGAGCGGATGCACATGGACGGGCGCGGGCTGGGGCTGGCCCTGGCCGAGCTGGTCCGCCGGACCGCCGGCCCGGACGGGGTACGGCGGCGCTTCGCCGCGCTGGGCACCGCCAGCAGCTACCCCGAGAGCGTCCACCACCTGCGCAGCCTGATCACCATGCTGCGCGAACACCAGATCCCACTCGACTACGGCCTGCTCGCCGACGACCTGTGGACCCTGCGCCGGCCGCCGCGTCCCGGCCAGCCGGACGGCCGGTCGAAGGTCCAGGGCATCTGGGGTCGTGAGTTCTTCCGCAGCCGGCCCGGCCCGGCCGCCGCTGACACTGACCTTCCCGAGGAGGACCCGTCATGA